The following coding sequences lie in one Miscanthus floridulus cultivar M001 chromosome 9, ASM1932011v1, whole genome shotgun sequence genomic window:
- the LOC136479273 gene encoding receptor-like protein EIX1, producing the protein MHRLAAAMLVLLCCCLFLATQQQQLQPTAGGNRASSSRIPHERDALLAFKHGVTSDRRGVLSSWRRDGRHDEQDCCRWRGVRCSNRTGHVHELRLGGGGTCPENLAGQISPSLLALDHLEHLDLSRNQLEGPTGRIPEFLGSLKNLKYLNLSGIPFYGGVPPQLGNLSRLQYLDLSFMGVVNSMDLSWLTHIPSIQYLYLDTMNLITVADWPHVMNMLPSLRALHLSGCYLESANQSLPHLNLTNLEELDASWNSFLHPMVTSWFWNITSLRFLDLSYTSMYGQFPDALGDMTSLQVLDLSNDYCHYDYHDDDKNMSSMITNLKNLCNLEVLNLECTLLYGDVAELFRNLPRCSPNKLQELDLSSNHLTGMLPRWMGQFMSLVVLDLGCNYITGHVPYEIGKLSNLTHLDLYTNKLDGTITEEHFASARSLQHIDLSYNALKIEISLDWQPPSTLEYVNFASCQMGPLFPGWLQWNVSITHLDISSAGIADRLPQWFSDAFSNVEFMNISNNQLNGTLPADMGSMSLQELYLSSNKLTGEIPEEIVVLDALVNLNLSRNHLTGVIPKKIGEMRSLQSLDLSRNMLSGEIPATLSNLTFLCYLELSYNDLTGRIPSGVQLDTLYAEYPSMYIGNIGLCGHPLQNNCSSKRHAPKQGGLGRTEEGYGIPFFYLGLGCGFVVGTWIAFGVLLFKRNWRIACFRLSDKLYDKVYVLVATWARARQTQTD; encoded by the exons ATGCATCGCCTAGCTGCTGCCATGCTCGTGTtgctctgctgctgcttgttcctcgccacgcagcagcagcagctccagcCAACCGCCGGTGGTAACAGAGCAAGCTCGAGCCGCATACCACACGAGAGGGACGCCCTGCTGGCATTCAAGCATGGCGTCACCAGCGACCGTCGTGGCGTCCTCAGCTCGTGGCGGCGAGACGGTCGCCACGACGAGCAAGACTGCTGCCGGTGGAGAGGCGTCCGGTGCAGCAACCGAACTGGCCACGTCCACGAGCTTCGACTTGGAGGTGGAGGCACCTGCCCAGAAAATTTGGCCGGCCAGATAAGTCCTTCTTTGCTTGCTCTGGATCACCTAGAGCACCTTGACCTCAGCAGGAATCAACTAGAGGGGCCAACCGGTCGAATTCCTGAGTTCTTAGGCTCTCTAAAGAATCTCAAGTATCTTAACCTCTCTGGCATACCATTCTACGGTGGCgtgcctccccagcttggcaACTTGTCAAGGCTGCAGTATCTGGATCTATCATTTATGGGAGTCGTGAACTCGATGGATCTCTCATGGTTAACACACATTCCTTCCATACAATATCTTTACTTGGACACAATGAACCTCATCACAGTAGCGGATTGGCCTCATGTCATGAATATGCTTCCTTCTTTGAGGGCCCTCCATCTTTCAGGTTGCTATCTTGAAAGCGCAAACCAGTCACTGCCACACCTGAACCTTACAAATCTCGAGGAGCTCGATGCCTCTTGGAACTCCTTCCTCCATCCAATGGTGACCAGCTGGTTCTGGAACATAACAAGCCTTAGATTCCTTGACCTCAGCTACACTAGTATGTACGGTCAATTTCCGGATGCTCTTGGAGACATGACATCCCTTCAAGTCCTTGATCTTTCAAATGATTATTGTCATTATGATTatcatgatgatgacaagaacatGAGCAGCATGATCACGAATCTTAAGAACCTATGCAATTTGGAGGTCCTGAACCTTGAATGCACTCTCTTATATGGTGACGTAGCCGAGCTGTTTAGGAATCTACCTCGATGTTCACCCAACAAATTGCAAGAATTGGACCTCAGTTCGAACCATTTAACCGGGATGTTACCAAGATGGATGGGGCAATTCATGAGCTTGGTTGTTCTGGATCTAGGTTGCAACTACATCACAGGACATGTTCCATATGAGATTGGTAAGCTTAGTAATCTGACCCATCTGGATCTATATACAAATAAACTGGATGGCACGATAACTGAGGAACACTTTGCTAGTGCAAGGAGCTTGCAACATATAGACTTGTCATATAATGCCCTCAAGATTGAGATCAGCTTGGACTGGCAACCACCATCTACATTAGAGTATGTAAACTTTGCATCTTGCCAGATGGGCCCACTGTTTCCTGGGTGGCTTCAGTGGAATGTGAGCATCACCCATCTTGATATCTCGAGTGCAGGTATAGCTGATAGGCTTCCACAGTGGTTCTCCGATGCTTTTTCAAATGTCGAATTCATGAACATCTCCAACAATCAACTCAACGGAACTTTGCCGGCTGATATGGGCTCCATGTCACTTCAGGAACTCTACCTCAGTTCAAACAAATTAACTG GTGAAATTCCAGAAGAAATAGTTGTTCTTGATGCGCTTGTGAATTTGAATCTATCAAGGAACCACTTGACTGGAGTTATTCCAAAGAAGATCGGGGAAATGCGATCACTGCAATCATTGGACCTCTCGAGGAacatgctttcaggggaaataccAGCCACTCTGTCAAATCTGACGTTCTTATGTTACTTGGAATTATCATACAACGATCTTACAGGAAGAATTCCATCGGGAGTACAGCTTGATACCCTGTATGCAGAGTATCCATCTATGTACATTGGCAACATCGGTCTTTGTGGACATCCTCTTCAAAACAATTGCTCGAGTAAGCGCCATGCACCAAAGCAAGGTGGCCTGGGAAGAACTGAAGAAGGTTATGGGATACCATTCTTTTATCTTGGACTCGGGTGCGGCTTCGTGGTTGGTACATGGATTGCATTTGGTGTTTTGTTGTTCAAGAGAAACTGGAGAATTGCTTGCTTTCGACTCTCCGACAAGTTGTACGACAAAGTATATGTCCTTGTTGCTACATGGGCAAGAGCAAGACAAACACAAACTGATTAG
- the LOC136481383 gene encoding receptor-like protein EIX2, producing the protein MVATMHRLAAAMLVLLCCCCLFLATQQQLQPAAGGNRESPSCIPHERDALLAFKHGVTSDPGGVLSSWRRDGRHDEQDCCRWRGVRCSNRTGHVHELRLGRGSTFGPDLAGQISPSLLALDHLEHLDLSWNDLAGPTGRLPEFLGSLKNLKYLNLSHIPFYGGVPPQLGNMSRLQYLDLSSWMGGMNSMDLSWLTHIPSIQYLNLNGVNLSTVADWPRVMNMLPSLRALHLSFCYLASANLLLPHLNLTNLEELDASWNSFHHPMVASWFWNITSLRFLYLSYTSMYGEFPDALGDMTSLQVLDLSNDYCLYDYHDDDKNMRSMITNLKNLCNLEVLNLECTLLYGDVAELFRNLPRCSPNKLQELDLGRNHLTGMLPRWIGQFMSLVVLDLGGNYITGHVPYEIGKLSNLTHLDLYTNKLDGTITEEHFASARSLQYIDLSYNALKIEISSDWQPPSTLEYVSFASCQMGPLFPGWLQWNVNITHLDISSAGIADRIPQWFSDGFSNVWFMDISNNQLNGTLPADMGSMSLQELYLSSNKLTGQMPTLPPNIQTLDLSNNFLSGLTGHSAVGSANLESLSLFSNRLTGRIPESFCKYQQLFVLDLSNNFLEGEPPLCLGVTESMGFVALSNNSLSGKFPSFLQKLTNVHFLDLSWNKFSGRLPMWIGSFTSLRVIRLSHNKFFGSIPMNITNLSCLQYMDLNNNKISGSLPINLSNLKFMTNTSMMGCYDGVAIIYSHLNSLSTDWKGQELNYGSIQRIVDTSMTSIDLSSNDLTGEIPEEIVVLDALVNLNLARNHLTGVIPKKIGEMRSLQSLDLSRNMLSGEIPATLSNLTFLSYLELSYNDLIGRIPSGVQLDTLYAEYPSMYIGNIGLCGHPLQNNCSSEHHAPKQSGLGRTEEGYGIPFFYLGLGCGFVVGTWIAFGVLLFKRNWRIACFRLSDKLYDKVYILVATWARARQTRTD; encoded by the coding sequence ATGGTTGCCACCATGCATCGCCTAGCTGCTGCCATGCTCGTgttgctctgctgctgctgcttgttcctCGCCACGCAGCAGCAGCTCCAGCCAGCCGCCGGTGGTAACAGAGAGAGCCCGAGCTGCATACCACACGAGAGGGACGCCCTGCTGGCATTCAAGCACGGCGTCACCAGCGACCCTGGCGGCGTCCTCAGCTCGTGGCGGCGAGACGGTCGCCACGACGAGCAAGACTGCTGCCGCTGGAGAGGCGTCCGGTGCAGCAACCGAACTGGCCACGTCCACGAGCTTCGACTTGGACGTGGAAGCACCTTTGGACCAGATTTGGCCGGCCAGATAAGTCCTTCTTTGCTTGCTCTGGATCACCTAGAGCACCTTGACCTCAGCTGGAATGATCTAGCAGGGCCAACGGGTCGTCTTCCCGAGTTCTTGGGCTCTCTAAAGAATCTCAAGTATCTTAACCTCTCTCACATACCGTTCTACGGTGGCgtgcctccccagcttggcaACATGTCAAGGCTGCAGTATCTAGATCTTTCCAGCTGGATGGGAGGCATGAACTCGATGGATCTCTCATGGTTAACACACATTCCTTCCATACAATATCTTAACTTGAACGGAGTGAACCTCAGCACAGTAGCGGATTGGCCTCGTGTCATGAATATGCTTCCTTCTTTGAGGGCCCTCCATCTTTCATTCTGCTATCTTGCAAGCGCAAACCTGTTGCTTCCACACCTGAACCTTACAAATCTCGAGGAGCTGGATGCCTCTTGGAACTCCTTCCACCATCCAATGGTGGCCAGCTGGTTCTGGAACATAACAAGCCTTAGATTCCTTTATCTCAGCTACACTAGTATGTACGGTGAATTTCCGGATGCTCTTGGAGACATGACATCCCTTCAAGTCCTTGATCTTTCAAATGATTATTGTCTTTATGATTatcatgatgatgacaagaacatGCGCAGCATGATCACGAATCTTAAGAACCTATGCAATTTGGAGGTCCTGAACCTTGAATGCACTCTCTTATATGGTGACGTAGCTGAGCTGTTTAGGAATCTACCTCGATGTTCACCCAACAAATTGCAAGAATTGGACCTCGGTAGGAACCATTTAACCGGGATGTTACCAAGATGGATAGGGCAATTCATGAGCTTGGTTGTTCTGGATCTAGGTGGGAACTACATCACAGGACATGTTCCATATGAGATTGGTAAGCTTAGTAATCTGACCCATCTGGATCTATATACAAATAAACTGGATGGCACGATAACTGAGGAACACTTTGCTAGTGCAAGGAGCTTGCAATATATAGACTTGTCATATAATGCCCTCAAGATTGAGATCAGCTCGGACTGGCAACCACCATCTACATTAGAGTATGTATCCTTTGCATCCTGTCAGATGGGCCCACTGTTTCCTGGGTGGCTTCAGTGGAATGTGAACATCACCCACCTTGATATCTCGAGTGCAGGTATAGCTGATAGGATTCCACAATGGTTCTCCGATGGCTTTTCAAATGTTTGGTTCATGGACATCTCCAACAATCAACTCAACGGAACTTTGCCGGCTGATATGGGCTCCATGTCACTTCAGGAACTCTACCTCAGTTCAAACAAATTAACTGGTCAGATGCCCACACTGCCACCAAACATACAGACCTTGGACTTGTCCAATAACTTCTTGTCAGGACTCACTGGTCACTCTGCTGTTGGATCCGCCAATCTAGAATCGTTGTCTTTGTTCTCCAACCGACTCACTGGTCGTATTCCTGAATCTTTTTGTAAATATCAGCAATTATTTGTGTTGGACTTATCCAACAATTTTTTGGAGGGAGAACCACCGTTGTGCCTCGGGGTAACGGAATCTATGGGATTTGTAGCCTTAAGTAACAATAGTTTGTCAGGAAAGTTCCCGTCTTTTCTGCAAAAATTGACAAATGTGCACTTCCTAGATTTGTCTTGGAACAAATTCTCTGGAAGATTGCCAATGTGGATTGGAAGCTTTACATCATTAAGAGTTATACGATTAAGTCACAACAAGTTCTTTGGTAGCATTCCAATGAACATCACAAACCTTTCTTGCCTTCAGTACATGGATCTAAATAACAATAAAATATCAGGCTCTCTGCCGATCAACCTATCAAATCTTAAATTTATGACAAACACATCCATGATGGGTTGTTATGACGGCGTTGCCATAATTTATTCTCATCTTAATAGTTTGTCTACGGACTGGAAGGGGCAGGAATTGAACTATGGTTCCATTCAAAGAATTGTGGACACAAGTATGACGAGCATTGATTTATCTTCAAACGACTTAACCGGTGAAATTCCAGAAGAAATAGTTGTTCTTGATGCGCTTGTGAATTTGAATCTAGCAAGGAACCACTTGACTGGAGTTATTCCAAAGAAGATCGGGGAAATGCGATCACTGCAATCATTGGACCTCTCGAGGAacatgctttcaggggaaataccAGCCACTCTGTCAAATCTGACGTTCTTAAGTTACTTGGAATTATCATACAATGATCTTATAGGAAGAATTCCATCGGGAGTACAGCTTGATACCCTGTATGCAGAGTATCCATCTATGTACATTGGCAACATCGGTCTTTGTGGACATCCTCTTCAAAACAATTGCTCGAGTGAGCATCATGCACCAAAGCAAAGTGGCCTGGGAAGAACTGAAGAAGGTTATGGGATACCATTCTTTTATCTTGGACTCGGGTGTGGCTTCGTGGTTGGTACATGGATTGCATTTGGTGTTTTGTTGTTCAAGAGAAACTGGAGAATTGCTTGCTTTCGACTCTCGGACAAGTTGTACGACAAAGTATATATCCTTGTTGCTACATGGGCAAGAGCAAGACAAACACGAACTGATTAG